In Gimesia chilikensis, the following proteins share a genomic window:
- a CDS encoding HAD family hydrolase yields the protein MHICLFDIDGTLIDSGGAGQHSILHMLEDEFQVSAPIEGIPTAGRTDHSIMVDLFEYFKIENTSANRKRFEAGYLRLLASNLKTRQGRVLPGIRDILDTLAEHEHVDLGLLTGNFEQGAHQKLTHYDLHHFFEFGAYGDHHADRNDVAHEAIRQIQLRHAPELLTQATIWVIGDTPSDITCARAIGAQVIAVATGVYPLEELEKCKPDYLFAHFEEIQPVLSLFAPPSVTF from the coding sequence ATGCACATCTGCCTGTTTGACATTGATGGTACGCTTATTGACTCCGGCGGCGCCGGTCAGCATTCAATTCTGCACATGCTGGAAGACGAATTTCAGGTCTCCGCCCCCATTGAGGGCATCCCGACGGCCGGCCGTACCGATCACTCGATCATGGTCGATCTGTTTGAATACTTTAAAATCGAAAACACCAGCGCCAACCGCAAGCGTTTCGAAGCCGGTTATCTCAGGCTGCTCGCTTCCAATCTGAAGACGCGCCAGGGACGCGTGCTGCCGGGCATCCGCGATATTCTGGATACCCTGGCCGAACACGAGCATGTCGACCTGGGTTTATTGACCGGAAATTTCGAGCAGGGTGCACATCAGAAACTGACGCATTACGATCTGCACCACTTTTTCGAATTTGGTGCCTATGGCGATCATCACGCGGACCGCAACGATGTCGCCCATGAAGCGATCCGACAGATTCAACTGCGGCATGCTCCCGAGCTGTTGACGCAGGCGACCATCTGGGTCATCGGCGATACCCCGAGTGACATTACCTGTGCCCGGGCCATCGGTGCCCAGGTCATTGCGGTCGCCACCGGCGTCTATCCCCTCGAAGAACTGGAAAAGTGCAAACCCGACTACCTGTTCGCACACTTCGAAGAGATCCAGCCGGTCCTCTCGCTGTTCGCACCACCTTCGGTGACATTTTAG
- a CDS encoding SOS response-associated peptidase: MCARFFLFSPDEEIKRLFQMVSFPRVSPRYNIAPSQPVLAITNAGAELEVRHFQWGFIPAWSKDPQPGQAMINARSETAASKPSFKNAFRYRRCLIPANGFYEWKSAGNRSKQAMCVRLSEEPLFAMAGLWEQWSSPDGSELETCSVLTTAANSLLEGIHPRMPVILRPEQYRKWLSADTTPIPQLETLLQTYPADEMQAYPVSSFVNRVANDSPECIEPIREQKTLF; encoded by the coding sequence ATGTGTGCCCGTTTTTTCCTGTTTTCGCCTGACGAAGAAATCAAGCGGCTGTTTCAGATGGTGTCATTTCCGCGGGTTTCCCCGCGCTATAACATCGCTCCTTCCCAGCCCGTGCTGGCGATAACGAATGCTGGTGCGGAGCTCGAGGTCCGGCATTTTCAATGGGGTTTTATTCCCGCGTGGTCCAAAGATCCGCAGCCGGGACAGGCGATGATCAACGCCCGTTCGGAAACCGCAGCTTCAAAGCCTTCGTTTAAAAACGCATTCCGTTACCGTCGCTGCCTGATTCCTGCGAATGGGTTTTATGAGTGGAAGAGTGCCGGCAATCGTTCCAAACAGGCGATGTGCGTGCGTCTGAGTGAGGAACCCCTGTTTGCGATGGCTGGATTGTGGGAACAGTGGAGCAGTCCGGACGGCAGCGAACTGGAAACCTGCAGTGTGTTGACGACCGCTGCCAATTCATTGCTGGAAGGCATTCATCCGCGGATGCCGGTAATCCTGAGACCGGAGCAGTATCGCAAATGGCTGAGTGCCGACACCACGCCGATCCCGCAGCTGGAAACTCTGCTGCAGACCTATCCTGCAGACGAGATGCAGGCTTACCCGGTCAGTTCCTTCGTGAATCGGGTGGCCAACGATTCCCCCGAATGCATCGAGCCGATCCGCGAACAGAAAACGCTGTTCTAA
- a CDS encoding aldo/keto reductase — protein MSQLRTIGKTDIQITPIAMGCWPISGVTSVDVTEEASLATLQAALDAGINFFDTAYCYGYDGESEKLIAKALGEKRDQIVIASKGGIHWEDRKQVRDASPARIIQECDESLQRLNTDRIDLHYLHGPDPEIPVGESAAAFNELLEAGKIRSVGVSNFTLEQLQEFHAVCPISAYQPRYNMLQRDIELDRLPWCRDNEVSVMAYWPLMKGLLAGKLARDHQFDPQDGRQKYPMFHGAEWEKNQDFLDELRTLSTEWEHSIAEIVIRWTIQQSGITCALCGAKRPEQIQENAEVMKFELSESQLETLDRLIAERGPIQS, from the coding sequence ATGAGCCAGTTACGCACCATCGGCAAAACAGACATCCAGATTACCCCCATCGCCATGGGCTGCTGGCCCATCTCCGGGGTCACCAGCGTGGATGTCACCGAAGAGGCCAGCCTGGCCACGCTCCAGGCCGCGTTGGATGCAGGCATCAACTTCTTTGACACCGCTTACTGCTACGGATACGACGGCGAGAGCGAAAAACTGATTGCCAAAGCCCTGGGGGAGAAGCGGGACCAAATTGTTATCGCTTCCAAAGGGGGCATCCACTGGGAAGACCGCAAACAGGTCCGCGACGCCTCCCCCGCCCGTATCATACAGGAATGCGATGAGAGCCTGCAGCGGTTGAACACCGACCGCATCGATCTGCACTACCTGCATGGCCCCGATCCGGAAATCCCGGTCGGTGAATCTGCAGCTGCGTTCAACGAGCTGCTGGAAGCGGGCAAGATTCGCTCCGTCGGCGTCTCCAACTTTACGCTGGAACAGCTGCAGGAGTTTCATGCAGTCTGCCCGATCTCCGCTTATCAGCCCCGCTATAACATGCTGCAGCGGGACATCGAACTGGATCGCCTCCCCTGGTGCAGAGACAACGAGGTTTCGGTGATGGCGTACTGGCCTTTGATGAAAGGTCTGCTGGCCGGCAAGCTCGCGCGGGATCATCAGTTCGATCCACAGGACGGCAGACAGAAATATCCCATGTTTCATGGAGCAGAATGGGAGAAGAACCAGGACTTCCTGGATGAACTCCGCACGCTTTCCACCGAATGGGAACACTCGATTGCAGAGATCGTCATCCGCTGGACAATCCAGCAGTCCGGCATCACATGTGCCTTATGTGGTGCCAAACGTCCGGAGCAGATTCAGGAAAATGCGGAGGTGATGAAATTTGAACTCTCGGAATCACAACTGGAGACCCTTGATCGCCTGATTGCAGAGCGCGGGCCGATCCAATCCTGA
- a CDS encoding response regulator transcription factor codes for MLTSTDLIKIVLVDDHLMLVDSLVSRFHRDTQIEVVGTATNADEGLSLILETEPDVVILDVELPGRGSFDIAEEITSRLKNTKMIFLTGYLSDIFIELALRVNAVGYLLKGEPIESLIHAIKKASRGEYCFSQSVQERLVYDQKRNRYSIQSQSMLTSLTSRQIEVLRHLARGKSVKEVARSMHLSEKSIDSHKYRIMHKLGIHDRVELARYSIREGLTLP; via the coding sequence ATGTTAACTTCCACTGATCTAATTAAAATTGTCCTGGTGGACGACCACTTAATGCTGGTTGATTCACTGGTATCACGCTTTCACAGAGATACCCAGATCGAAGTCGTGGGGACAGCGACTAATGCGGATGAAGGGTTATCACTCATTCTGGAAACAGAACCAGACGTCGTCATTCTGGATGTCGAACTGCCAGGACGCGGCTCGTTTGACATTGCTGAGGAAATCACCTCCCGCCTCAAGAATACCAAAATGATTTTCCTGACAGGTTATCTGTCAGACATCTTCATTGAGCTGGCATTACGAGTGAATGCCGTCGGCTATCTGCTCAAAGGAGAACCGATTGAATCGCTGATCCATGCGATCAAGAAGGCCTCTCGTGGCGAATACTGTTTCTCCCAATCGGTCCAGGAACGTCTGGTTTACGATCAGAAAAGGAACCGCTACTCGATTCAGTCACAGAGCATGCTGACTTCTTTGACTTCACGTCAGATCGAAGTGCTGCGGCATCTGGCACGCGGGAAAAGCGTGAAAGAAGTGGCCCGGTCGATGCACCTGTCGGAAAAATCGATCGACAGTCACAAGTATCGGATCATGCATAAGCTGGGCATCCACGACCGTGTCGAGCTGGCCCGCTATTCCATTCGTGAAGGATTGACACTCCCTTAG
- a CDS encoding chemotaxis protein CheX, translating into MTSSPTLSKSELTAEFVNPIISSTISVFEMMLGCTPKRTGLSLKQDVIPQHELSAVIGISGKAAGTLVLSLSESVGKGVLDRMLGITAEEINDEVCDAVCELANMIAGSAKAQLEHLEASISIPNIITGKGHTVHYPSNVSPICIAFDSEIGAFSIEAGFSDR; encoded by the coding sequence ATGACATCATCTCCAACCCTCAGTAAATCTGAACTCACTGCCGAATTTGTGAACCCGATCATCAGTTCCACGATTTCCGTTTTTGAAATGATGCTGGGTTGCACACCCAAACGGACCGGTCTGAGTTTAAAACAGGACGTGATCCCACAACACGAATTGAGTGCCGTCATCGGTATCTCCGGAAAGGCAGCCGGCACGCTGGTGTTGAGCCTGTCCGAAAGCGTTGGTAAAGGCGTGCTGGACCGCATGCTCGGAATCACGGCTGAAGAAATCAACGACGAAGTCTGTGATGCTGTATGTGAACTCGCCAACATGATTGCCGGTTCTGCCAAGGCACAACTGGAACACCTGGAAGCTTCCATCAGTATTCCGAACATCATCACCGGGAAAGGTCATACCGTCCATTACCCGTCTAATGTGTCGCCGATCTGTATCGCCTTTGATTCAGAAATCGGAGCGTTCTCTATCGAAGCAGGCTTCTCTGATCGATAG
- a CDS encoding response regulator produces MKVLLVDDSGTMRTIQKRCLSKLGIEDVTEAEDGVQALEHFINNQFDIVLSDWNMPNMDGLQLLKEIRQRNKDIPVIMITTEAERARVVTAIQAGVSDYLVKPFTPDSLKSKLERWVTSHA; encoded by the coding sequence ATGAAAGTTTTACTCGTAGACGATTCAGGAACAATGAGAACTATCCAGAAGCGCTGTCTGTCGAAACTGGGTATTGAAGACGTTACTGAAGCAGAAGATGGGGTTCAGGCTCTGGAGCACTTTATCAACAACCAGTTCGATATCGTACTCAGCGACTGGAACATGCCTAACATGGACGGTTTACAGCTGCTGAAAGAAATCCGTCAGCGGAATAAAGACATTCCCGTCATCATGATTACCACCGAAGCTGAACGGGCACGTGTGGTGACTGCCATCCAGGCTGGTGTTTCAGATTACCTGGTGAAGCCGTTTACTCCCGACAGCTTGAAAAGCAAGCTGGAACGTTGGGTTACCTCGCATGCCTGA
- a CDS encoding sensor domain-containing diguanylate cyclase, with protein MISPEKIWSSDQLPTLPAVAVKLLDLSKDPDTDIKDVIETIKADPAITAKILKASNSSFFGLRSECKGIERAVPLLGTMVVTSLALSFSLSEAAITQGPLKSRYDSYWKQSIIQSAAAELLATRLGNELKYDSFLIGLLQDIGHLAMLRSIPNDLLPVLEQAETQQRDMSVVETEVLGINHTEVGVKMMERWQMSEQFQIAIEHHHDTFEQLKALQSDPNFNLIIIISASAAIGDYFCSPNSGLALQRLQQLMAEFYNMPIDDLHGFLEEVKFRFEEAAQIFQVNMDDIESPYEIMAKANEQLVQLTMKAQVDSTQAFARQAAIEEQKVKLESENKQLQSKAIHDPLTKTYNRSYFNEYFEKELHRCARSAQPIGIIFSDIDRFKSLNDTYGHQFGDLVLQRVAKVASESTRRSDIFCRYGGEEFVIMVNNPSENGIHELAERLRKLIENEVIEFEGKRVPVTASLGAVVGIPPRDMTGFGERLIAEADEAMYNSKENGRNQVHVRSIISQEDNELQKLVKRSRFSRWLVTKKIFDIPTISKALLKCPQQETQTKIGELAVNEKLLTSNQVTEILEAQQKNGQRFGEIAIQRQLLTREQVAYLLAIQIEPPIVLGKTLISLEMLQSAETAELVKLYLSEFKASAAPMEERRSEFANS; from the coding sequence ATGATTTCTCCTGAAAAAATCTGGTCGTCGGATCAATTACCTACCCTACCCGCCGTCGCAGTTAAGTTGCTGGACCTGTCTAAAGATCCGGACACTGATATCAAAGATGTCATCGAGACCATCAAGGCTGACCCTGCAATCACAGCCAAAATCCTCAAGGCCAGTAACTCGTCCTTCTTCGGGCTGCGATCCGAGTGCAAGGGCATCGAACGGGCCGTCCCTCTGCTGGGAACCATGGTGGTTACCTCGCTGGCGCTGAGCTTCTCGCTCTCCGAAGCAGCCATCACACAGGGTCCCCTGAAGTCACGCTACGACTCTTACTGGAAACAATCGATTATCCAGTCTGCCGCCGCCGAGTTACTAGCAACCCGACTGGGTAACGAACTCAAATACGACAGCTTCCTCATCGGACTCCTGCAGGATATTGGGCACCTGGCCATGCTCCGCTCGATTCCCAATGACCTGTTGCCCGTACTCGAACAGGCTGAAACGCAGCAGCGTGACATGTCTGTAGTCGAAACAGAAGTCCTGGGAATCAACCATACAGAAGTCGGCGTGAAAATGATGGAACGCTGGCAGATGTCCGAACAGTTCCAAATCGCCATCGAACATCATCACGACACATTCGAACAATTAAAGGCCCTCCAGTCCGATCCCAACTTTAACCTGATCATCATCATCTCTGCTTCGGCAGCCATTGGTGATTACTTCTGCTCCCCCAATAGCGGTCTGGCATTACAGCGACTGCAACAGTTGATGGCAGAGTTCTACAACATGCCCATTGATGATCTGCACGGGTTCCTGGAAGAGGTCAAATTCCGCTTTGAAGAGGCCGCCCAGATTTTCCAGGTCAACATGGATGACATCGAATCGCCTTATGAAATCATGGCCAAAGCCAACGAACAACTGGTGCAGTTGACCATGAAAGCCCAGGTCGATTCCACGCAGGCTTTCGCCCGCCAGGCTGCCATCGAAGAGCAGAAAGTAAAACTGGAATCCGAAAACAAACAGCTGCAAAGCAAAGCGATTCACGACCCGCTGACCAAAACCTACAATCGCAGCTACTTCAACGAATACTTCGAAAAAGAACTGCATCGCTGTGCCCGCTCTGCCCAGCCGATCGGAATCATTTTCTCCGACATCGACCGCTTCAAAAGTCTGAACGACACCTACGGCCACCAGTTCGGTGACCTGGTCCTGCAGCGGGTTGCCAAAGTCGCCAGTGAGTCTACACGACGCTCTGATATCTTCTGCCGCTACGGCGGTGAAGAATTCGTCATCATGGTGAATAATCCCTCTGAAAACGGAATCCATGAACTCGCGGAACGTCTGCGGAAACTGATCGAAAACGAAGTGATTGAGTTCGAAGGCAAACGCGTACCTGTTACCGCCAGCCTGGGTGCCGTAGTTGGGATCCCTCCTCGCGACATGACCGGCTTCGGAGAACGCCTGATCGCAGAAGCGGACGAAGCCATGTATAACTCGAAAGAGAATGGCCGGAACCAGGTTCACGTACGCTCGATCATCAGCCAGGAAGACAACGAGCTGCAGAAGCTGGTCAAACGCAGCCGCTTCAGTCGCTGGCTGGTTACCAAGAAAATCTTTGATATCCCGACCATTTCCAAAGCACTCTTGAAGTGCCCTCAACAGGAAACACAGACGAAAATCGGTGAACTGGCAGTCAATGAAAAACTGCTGACCAGTAACCAGGTCACAGAGATACTCGAAGCACAGCAGAAAAATGGACAGCGATTCGGGGAAATCGCCATTCAGAGGCAGCTGCTCACCCGTGAGCAGGTGGCTTATCTACTCGCGATACAGATCGAACCGCCGATCGTTCTGGGGAAAACGCTGATCTCGCTGGAAATGCTGCAAAGTGCAGAGACAGCGGAGCTGGTAAAGCTGTATCTGTCGGAATTCAAAGCCAGTGCGGCTCCGATGGAAGAACGCCGCAGTGAATTCGCAAATTCATAA
- a CDS encoding sodium:proton antiporter: protein MNLIADTYAQLEATSFVATTEQPHEEHHGHAEPPAFYSVIPFAALLLCIAFLPLIHKTEEWWEHNKNRFLVAVSLGLVTLLYYTFLYGHGVVDHGTHELSAPGFPAAVVVLKNAILGEYIPFIALLFSLYVISGGIAFNGHLVGRPILNTGIIAIGGAIASFIGTTGAAMLLIRPLLKANAKRDYVAHTVIFFIFVVCNTGGCLLPIGDPPLFLGFLRGVPFTWTLTLWPEWLAMNGMLLAVYFAFDTVRYRKENKAKVEAVPEDPEPFALKGGINFLWLLMVIFCVALLDPSKTVPGTSWSAPHFFREGCMFALAGISLLTTSKSIREQNSFNYEAIVEVAALFVGIFICMQAPVQILNVYGASLGIDSPAKFYWATGTLSSFLDNAPTYVVFFETAKSAGGSPPMVAGVSEIELVAISLGAVFMGAMTYIGNGPNFMVKAIAEKNNIRMPSFFGYMFYSCLFLLPLSILLTIFFL, encoded by the coding sequence ATGAACTTAATCGCTGATACATACGCGCAACTGGAAGCAACCTCATTTGTGGCCACGACTGAACAACCTCACGAGGAACATCATGGCCATGCCGAACCTCCCGCCTTTTATAGTGTAATTCCGTTCGCCGCACTTTTGCTGTGTATCGCTTTTCTACCACTGATTCATAAGACGGAAGAGTGGTGGGAACATAACAAAAACCGGTTTCTGGTCGCAGTCAGCCTGGGGCTGGTGACCCTGCTCTATTACACATTCCTTTACGGACACGGCGTCGTCGATCATGGCACACACGAGCTGTCAGCTCCCGGGTTCCCTGCTGCCGTCGTGGTCCTCAAGAATGCGATCCTCGGGGAATACATCCCCTTCATCGCCCTCTTGTTTTCCCTGTATGTCATCAGTGGCGGCATCGCGTTCAACGGCCATCTGGTGGGACGACCGATTCTGAATACGGGCATCATCGCCATCGGTGGCGCGATCGCCAGCTTCATCGGGACCACAGGCGCCGCCATGCTCCTGATCCGTCCTTTGCTGAAAGCGAATGCCAAACGTGACTATGTGGCTCACACGGTGATCTTTTTCATCTTTGTCGTCTGTAACACCGGCGGCTGTCTGCTCCCCATCGGTGACCCGCCCCTGTTCCTGGGCTTTTTAAGAGGCGTCCCCTTTACCTGGACGCTGACGCTCTGGCCCGAGTGGCTCGCCATGAATGGCATGCTGCTGGCCGTTTATTTTGCCTTCGACACCGTCCGCTATCGCAAAGAAAACAAAGCCAAGGTGGAAGCCGTTCCGGAAGATCCAGAACCTTTCGCACTTAAAGGGGGCATCAACTTCCTCTGGCTGCTGATGGTCATCTTCTGCGTCGCACTGCTGGACCCCTCCAAAACGGTCCCGGGTACCAGCTGGAGTGCACCTCACTTTTTCCGTGAAGGCTGCATGTTTGCCCTGGCAGGCATTTCCCTGCTCACAACTTCAAAAAGTATTCGCGAGCAGAACTCCTTCAATTACGAAGCCATCGTCGAAGTCGCCGCCCTGTTCGTCGGTATTTTTATCTGCATGCAGGCTCCCGTACAGATCCTGAATGTCTACGGTGCCTCGCTGGGCATTGATTCCCCGGCGAAGTTCTACTGGGCCACAGGCACGCTCTCCAGCTTCCTGGATAACGCTCCGACCTATGTCGTCTTCTTTGAAACGGCCAAATCTGCGGGCGGCAGTCCTCCCATGGTTGCCGGCGTCAGTGAAATCGAGCTGGTTGCCATCAGTTTGGGAGCCGTCTTCATGGGAGCCATGACCTATATCGGCAATGGTCCCAACTTCATGGTCAAAGCGATCGCCGAAAAGAACAACATTCGCATGCCCAGCTTCTTTGGCTACATGTTTTACAGCTGTCTGTTCCTGTTACCACTTTCAATTCTGCTGACGATCTTCTTCCTGTAA
- a CDS encoding SGNH/GDSL hydrolase family protein: protein MKYPKISYQLIRLAAVCLLLQATSLLSAQEAEQKTHQAPLSKMELQTGDSIVFLGDSITHQCLYTQYVEDFFYTRYPKMRLKFHNAGVGGAKAWDALARFDRDVAAYHPKYVTVLLGMNDGRYQPFNDEIFKTYYDDMKELISKIEGIGATPILMTPTMFDARAARMGKRPRDPASVELYNSVLAYYGTWLREVAAESGFGFVDMYGPLNNITIAERQKNPQFTIIRDAVHPDAPGQVVMAFALLSDMNVQRQVSRITVSKKANGEATSTARGGKLSDLKFSDDGVSFTWLADSLPWVVPAEAKLGAELTKLGHRMSQESLSIHDLPPGRYELSIDGEVVGQYSNTTLARHVELQGNPKTPQYQQAMQVALLNKERNDGPVKNKRNTWRVFQVYARMKRELDAQGDQKDEKTVAKLAELDKRLADQDRVIQESEAAAKALEDKIYEINQPEARKYVLKKVTAAKKK from the coding sequence ATGAAATATCCGAAGATCAGCTATCAACTGATCCGCCTGGCGGCAGTCTGTCTGTTGCTGCAGGCTACTTCGCTTTTATCCGCTCAGGAAGCGGAGCAGAAGACGCATCAAGCGCCGCTGTCCAAGATGGAATTGCAGACCGGCGATTCCATTGTTTTCCTGGGAGACAGTATTACGCATCAGTGTCTCTACACTCAGTATGTAGAAGATTTCTTTTACACCCGTTATCCGAAAATGCGTCTGAAGTTTCATAATGCCGGCGTGGGTGGGGCCAAGGCCTGGGATGCCCTGGCTCGTTTTGACCGGGACGTCGCCGCCTATCATCCCAAGTATGTGACAGTGCTGCTGGGAATGAACGACGGCCGCTATCAGCCCTTCAATGATGAGATTTTCAAGACCTACTATGATGACATGAAAGAGCTGATCAGCAAGATTGAAGGCATTGGTGCGACTCCGATCCTGATGACGCCAACCATGTTTGACGCCCGGGCGGCCCGCATGGGAAAACGCCCGCGGGATCCGGCTTCGGTGGAGCTGTATAACTCGGTTCTGGCGTACTATGGAACCTGGCTGCGTGAAGTTGCTGCCGAATCAGGCTTCGGGTTTGTGGACATGTATGGACCGTTGAATAACATCACGATTGCGGAACGTCAGAAAAATCCTCAGTTCACGATCATCAGGGACGCCGTGCATCCCGATGCGCCGGGACAGGTGGTGATGGCATTTGCCCTGCTGTCTGATATGAACGTGCAACGACAGGTTTCGCGGATCACCGTCAGTAAAAAAGCCAACGGTGAGGCCACCTCGACAGCGCGTGGCGGTAAGCTGTCTGATCTAAAATTTTCAGACGACGGCGTCTCCTTCACCTGGTTGGCTGACAGCCTGCCCTGGGTGGTGCCCGCTGAAGCGAAGCTGGGCGCAGAGTTGACGAAACTGGGGCATCGGATGAGTCAGGAATCGCTGTCGATCCATGACCTGCCCCCCGGCCGGTACGAACTGTCTATCGATGGGGAAGTCGTGGGACAATACTCCAATACGACCCTGGCCCGGCATGTAGAACTGCAGGGAAATCCGAAGACACCTCAGTACCAGCAGGCCATGCAGGTCGCGTTGTTGAACAAGGAACGCAATGACGGCCCCGTGAAGAACAAACGCAACACCTGGCGGGTGTTCCAGGTGTATGCCCGGATGAAGCGGGAACTGGACGCACAGGGAGATCAGAAGGATGAAAAAACGGTGGCAAAGCTGGCAGAGCTGGACAAACGCCTGGCCGACCAGGATCGTGTGATCCAGGAGAGTGAAGCAGCTGCGAAAGCCCTGGAAGATAAGATCTATGAGATCAATCAGCCTGAGGCCCGGAAGTATGTTCTGAAGAAGGTGACCGCTGCTAAGAAAAAGTAA
- a CDS encoding DUF1572 family protein, which yields MSPSADDLAREAIREFQHLLTQSLRKIRHCLGQLKQEQIWWRPEPGLNSIGNLILHLSGNLNQWAVAGITGAHDERQREAEFEAEQSHNRDELLSLLEQSVERASAVFQTLSAADLLESRTIQGFSVSVLGAIAHTVPHFVGHTHQIIYLTRLQLGETYQFDWSPDAERNGVPI from the coding sequence ATGTCACCCTCGGCAGACGATCTGGCCCGGGAAGCGATTCGCGAATTCCAGCACCTGCTCACGCAGTCGTTGCGTAAAATCCGTCACTGTCTGGGCCAGTTGAAGCAGGAGCAGATCTGGTGGCGTCCGGAGCCGGGCCTCAACAGCATCGGAAACCTGATTCTGCATCTGTCCGGAAATCTCAATCAATGGGCGGTGGCCGGCATTACTGGAGCCCATGATGAGCGTCAGCGGGAAGCCGAGTTTGAGGCCGAACAGAGCCACAATCGCGACGAACTGTTGTCTCTACTGGAACAGAGCGTAGAACGTGCGAGTGCGGTCTTTCAGACGCTGTCTGCTGCTGACTTACTGGAGTCGCGGACGATCCAGGGCTTTTCCGTCTCCGTGCTGGGGGCCATTGCCCATACGGTGCCTCATTTTGTCGGGCATACGCACCAGATCATTTATCTGACCCGGCTGCAGCTGGGGGAAACATACCAGTTCGACTGGTCTCCCGATGCAGAGCGAAACGGCGTGCCGATTTGA
- a CDS encoding ROK family transcriptional regulator has translation MNVRKVLEVIQSQGTLTRADVMRCSGISAPTVSKAVSALLDAGLLEERETAEFSVGRPGKLLQLPRFSAQVIGVVLDWDYCSIVASGLDGFLHEEKLDQFKTPSSYEELINIISQKIMDLVKKEEIPALGVGITVPGLVNSNDGRIFLASNLHIVDGQAPAVDIAAKTNLECILVQKSTSLCLSEKTYGAGQDLEDFISLDVTSGFGMGAFTGGQLLDGQHGLAGEIAHITVEPQGGRVCGCGNLGCLETVATDMALTHYVSKRVGKELDFDAIKELVKQGELDITPELDRTIEFLGIGVAAAINIFNPSNIFITSRLFDLQDDVFSRMCELAKNRALKPSSSSCEIERSKGNKYLGAVAGIINHLANGLGPRLT, from the coding sequence ATGAACGTTCGTAAGGTTTTGGAAGTTATCCAGAGCCAGGGAACATTAACTCGCGCTGATGTCATGCGTTGTTCTGGAATCAGTGCTCCGACTGTTTCCAAGGCCGTGAGTGCCCTGCTGGATGCGGGGTTGCTTGAGGAACGTGAGACAGCGGAATTTTCGGTGGGTCGTCCCGGCAAGCTGCTACAGTTACCGCGCTTCAGTGCCCAGGTGATTGGTGTGGTTCTGGACTGGGACTATTGTTCGATCGTTGCCTCCGGTCTGGATGGTTTTCTGCACGAAGAAAAGCTCGATCAGTTTAAAACTCCTTCGTCATACGAAGAACTGATTAATATCATTTCCCAGAAAATCATGGATCTGGTGAAGAAGGAAGAAATTCCTGCCCTGGGTGTCGGAATCACCGTGCCTGGTCTGGTTAACAGTAATGATGGTCGCATCTTCCTCGCGTCGAACCTGCACATTGTAGACGGACAGGCACCCGCGGTAGATATTGCTGCGAAGACCAATCTGGAATGTATCCTGGTGCAGAAATCCACCTCGTTGTGTCTCTCCGAAAAAACCTATGGTGCCGGCCAGGATCTGGAAGACTTCATCAGCCTGGACGTAACATCCGGTTTCGGTATGGGTGCCTTTACCGGCGGTCAGCTGTTGGATGGTCAACATGGTCTGGCGGGAGAAATCGCCCACATCACCGTCGAACCCCAGGGTGGACGTGTCTGTGGTTGCGGTAACCTGGGCTGCCTGGAAACCGTCGCGACCGATATGGCTTTGACACATTATGTTTCGAAGCGGGTTGGCAAAGAACTCGACTTTGATGCGATCAAAGAACTCGTAAAGCAGGGCGAACTCGATATTACACCGGAACTGGATCGCACGATCGAGTTCTTGGGAATCGGGGTGGCTGCTGCGATCAACATTTTCAATCCCTCGAATATCTTCATCACCTCGCGGCTGTTCGATCTGCAGGACGATGTCTTCAGCAGAATGTGTGAACTGGCCAAGAATCGGGCTTTGAAACCTTCTTCCAGCTCCTGCGAGATTGAACGCTCGAAAGGGAATAAGTACCTGGGCGCTGTTGCCGGGATTATTAACCATCTGGCGAACGGTCTGGGACCGCGGTTGACCTAG